TAATGGGATTATAATCCCTGATAATAAAAGTTGTGGGATAAAAGCCAATGTCTCAATATCTATATTAGATGATGCTGGTAATGCCGATTTGTAGTATAGTACCATATTATAGACTGAGAAGTTATGCCTATGGTCTATTCTTGTAATATGATACAAATATGAATGGTCAAGAAACTCCTGTCCATACAAGAAATACATCAATGCGTTAAACATTGCTAAAGTGACAACTGTATAGACAGCATACTTGAGATTTGGCACATTGACCAATTTTATTACTGGATAATTAACAATTGGTTGTGAGCTATTTGTCAAGTACAACATAATACTCGGTATGTAGATTATAGGgtatattttgaaatgaatTGCCAACCCAAGCCAAAATGCTGACGCCAAAACGTTTTTACTTTCAATCAAGCAGTATAACGAAAGCATTATCAAAACAGTCAATATACTCTCGGATGATCCTCTGGTACTAATTGTGATAACCATTGGATTCAAAAGCCACAATGACGACAAGATCAACCTCTTTGACTTTGACTTTGACAAATTCTTCTCTCTGGACAACAACTTTGCAATCAAGACACCCGTCACTAAATCACCAATCATAAATGAAACCTTACCAAAACTGTACCATATAGGTCCCCAATTGTTAGGTAGGAGCATCATTGCAAGTATGGGTGTGTACCGATAAGTTTCTCGAAGATATGGTGATTGTCCTTGGCAGACATAATGCGAGGCATCGGAAAATACCAAGTAGTCTATATCGGTATATTTAACTGGCATATATTCATCTTGATACAatccaaaaagaaagaacCCTATTCGGAGTATAATCGCCAATACAATGACTCCTGATAAGCTAACCATTTGGCAATGTTTGTATGCTGAACAAGCGAACAATTAGGTAAAACGAAAAATTTCAGAAAATTCATTTTGCGGAGTTTTAACGATTTACAATGTTTATTGTAAAGCTTTCGCCATGTCATTGAACCCACAAGAAAAAGTCTACAAGGAATACTTGAACTATGACTGGGAATCAGATACAGACTTCCAGCAAGGTTTGAAGGAAATCTTAGACTCTTACCTTGCCAATATCAAAGAACAAGATCCACTGCAAACGTCAATCTCAAGCCTTGATCAAACACAGCTTACAAATCAAGCTAAGctgtttttcttttgccaAAAGACAGGTCATATACTAAACCTAGAAGACTTTGAAGAATGGAAGATACATAATGGTGACAAGTACGAAAAGAATGCCAAAATTGTGGAATTGGGTGAGGGCAAAGAAGATATACAAGGCGA
The Candida orthopsilosis Co 90-125, chromosome 5 draft sequence genome window above contains:
- a CDS encoding glycosylphosphatidylinositol-alpha 1,4 mannosyltransferase I, with protein sequence MVSLSGVIVLAIILRIGFFLFGLYQDEYMPVKYTDIDYLVFSDASHYVCQGQSPYLRETYRYTPILAMMLLPNNWGPIWYSFGKVSFMIGDLVTGVLIAKLLSREKNLSKSKSKRLILSSLWLLNPMVITISTRGSSESILTVLIMLSLYCLIESKNVLASAFWLGLAIHFKIYPIIYIPSIMLYLTNSSQPIVNYPVIKLVNVPNLKYAVYTVVTLAMFNALMYFLYGQEFLDHSYLYHITRIDHRHNFSVYNMVLYYKSALPASSNIDIETLAFIPQLLLSGIIIPLIFAKQDLISCLFLQTFTFVTFNKVITSQYFIWFLIFLPHFLFKSDLLQTRRINGVFVLLLWVISQGCWLYNAYRLEFLGESTFDYSLFNSSLFFFLSNCICIGEFIKSL